A stretch of Caldanaerobius polysaccharolyticus DSM 13641 DNA encodes these proteins:
- a CDS encoding BppU family phage baseplate upper protein, with protein sequence MKEKDVGVALVFTIRDDKGKPMNLSGVKKVSLVARLGGNTFERDCIVVNPTGGVVKYVVQDGDLESAGRLLMEIRIEYEDGRRYTTSRAEDVVEGRLE encoded by the coding sequence GAAAAAGATGTTGGAGTAGCACTTGTTTTCACAATTAGGGACGACAAAGGAAAACCTATGAATTTGTCCGGTGTCAAAAAAGTTTCTCTGGTTGCGAGATTAGGTGGTAATACCTTTGAGCGAGATTGTATTGTTGTTAATCCTACAGGTGGGGTTGTAAAGTACGTGGTGCAGGATGGTGATTTAGAAAGCGCTGGTAGGCTGCTTATGGAGATTAGGATAGAGTATGAGGACGGTAGAAGGTACACAACTTCGCGCGCCGAGGATGTTGTAGAAGGGCGTTTAGAGTGA
- a CDS encoding portal protein, producing the protein MFGVPNIVNEVNKKYRIARQARIKYEKDWKLNLAFYTNRQWVTYDNGFQRVVEWIPSNRKPRATTNLILPVVRIEYARLTRSKPEFTVVARRPDQETVLKSKACRNYLDYRWDCDRLGDTYSMALLWALVTGTGFTKTYWDPDAGDVVELEDGKHTLGEVMVDYCSPFEILVDPFARDISEASWVIHARVRPVEYIEMKYGVKVPAETADVLGLAWYDISEKGHVEGTIPSAIVKEYWEIPNPKYPRGRYAVVVQNQVLYEGENPYADICPIPFDMVRYLIVPGRFYGDSTVTHLRQINVLYNKLKSDIIESSAKLSNPPMVAPVNSLLQTPRFEPGEIIYYNPFVPGADKITWMNPEPYPPQLVNLLVRLAQEVDSVSGITEVSRGMVPRGVRSAEAMGHLLEQEEMRASVTAQEYERMIGASLTKMLRLAKKFYDVPRMVHVLGENQSYEAKVFQSTDIPADVEVQVEPNSTLPKSKAKIKEELYGLWDRQILTDPRLLLRMTDYGNMQEVFADLELDTSQALRENERMSKGQEVKVEDFHNHAVHITEHNRYRKTVAFEKLPDKVKEMFAKHVEEHKQFLTQAQQQQPEGGDLNGGGREGANKQRRTAR; encoded by the coding sequence GTGTTTGGGGTACCGAACATTGTTAACGAAGTAAATAAAAAATACCGCATAGCGCGGCAGGCCAGGATTAAGTACGAGAAGGACTGGAAACTCAATCTGGCATTCTACACAAATAGGCAGTGGGTAACTTACGATAATGGCTTCCAGCGTGTGGTGGAATGGATACCGTCCAACCGCAAGCCCAGAGCGACGACCAATTTAATACTTCCGGTTGTGAGGATAGAATATGCAAGGTTAACGAGAAGCAAGCCAGAGTTCACGGTTGTGGCCCGCAGGCCGGACCAGGAGACGGTGTTGAAATCAAAGGCGTGTCGTAACTACCTGGATTACCGTTGGGATTGCGACCGGCTGGGGGATACGTATTCTATGGCTCTTCTGTGGGCATTGGTCACTGGTACCGGTTTTACAAAGACATACTGGGACCCTGATGCAGGAGATGTAGTTGAGCTTGAGGATGGTAAGCACACATTGGGTGAAGTAATGGTGGATTACTGCTCGCCATTTGAAATATTGGTTGACCCATTTGCAAGAGATATTAGTGAAGCGTCTTGGGTGATACACGCAAGGGTTCGCCCTGTGGAGTATATCGAGATGAAGTATGGTGTCAAAGTGCCTGCGGAGACAGCTGATGTACTCGGCTTGGCATGGTATGACATCTCGGAAAAAGGTCATGTTGAAGGCACAATACCTTCAGCAATCGTTAAGGAATATTGGGAGATTCCAAATCCGAAGTATCCTCGTGGCAGGTATGCGGTGGTGGTTCAAAATCAGGTGCTTTACGAAGGTGAAAATCCTTATGCGGATATATGTCCTATACCTTTCGATATGGTACGGTATTTGATAGTACCAGGGAGGTTCTACGGAGATAGCACAGTAACGCATTTGCGTCAAATCAACGTGCTCTACAATAAGCTCAAGAGCGACATAATCGAGAGTTCAGCCAAACTGTCTAATCCCCCGATGGTGGCTCCGGTAAATTCTTTGCTTCAAACGCCCCGGTTTGAGCCGGGAGAGATAATTTACTATAACCCGTTTGTTCCAGGTGCTGACAAAATAACGTGGATGAATCCTGAGCCTTATCCACCTCAACTAGTGAATTTGCTGGTGCGTCTGGCTCAGGAGGTAGACAGCGTATCAGGTATTACTGAAGTCTCCCGCGGTATGGTACCGAGAGGTGTGCGTTCAGCAGAGGCTATGGGCCACTTGTTGGAACAGGAGGAGATGCGTGCTTCTGTTACGGCACAGGAATATGAGCGTATGATTGGGGCTTCACTCACCAAAATGCTGAGGCTTGCGAAGAAGTTTTACGATGTGCCTCGGATGGTGCATGTACTTGGAGAAAACCAGTCCTATGAAGCAAAAGTATTTCAATCAACCGATATACCGGCGGATGTGGAAGTGCAGGTTGAGCCCAACTCCACGTTGCCGAAGTCCAAGGCAAAGATTAAAGAAGAGCTTTACGGCTTGTGGGACAGACAGATATTGACTGACCCGCGCCTCCTGCTAAGAATGACTGACTACGGCAACATGCAGGAGGTTTTTGCTGACCTAGAACTTGATACTTCCCAGGCGCTGCGGGAAAACGAAAGAATGTCCAAAGGTCAGGAAGTTAAGGTAGAAGATTTCCATAATCATGCAGTGCATATTACCGAACACAACCGTTACCGTAAGACGGTAGCGTTTGAAAAATTACCGGATAAAGTAAAGGAGATGTTTGCGAAGCATGTTGAAGAGCACAAACAGTTTCTTACACAAGCACAACAGCAACAACCTGAAGGAGGTGATTTAAATGGCGGAGGACGTGAAGGAGCTAATAAACAGCGCCGCACCGCAAGGTGA
- a CDS encoding phage major capsid protein has product MASNIQYYEAILKEHYAPVIARQIWRKTALLQELEKSSDFVDMSGRYYYVPVELGLNEGIGAGGEYDPLPEPTNEITAGAKYFSVQQTAVAQLSIRAIQGGKGKEAVWEDLQSFKFESLTRNLRMDINRQLFGDGSGRLATCGAMGSAGNTIPVDSTKYLRVGMVIDIVDPSNGAVLAQKRKITAVTKDTDITIDGTAVQTTANHIITRYGAFNKECDGLAKIVSKTGAVGGIDPATPGFEEWCAAYVDETGGDVSLPLFERPIREIRLRGGTVDLIIASPGVVTAAANYLESFKRIPVDSDKIKLPGGFVAISWNGVALAEDADCPKGTAYFLALELSENNDEGALQFGQLGEPGWVDLGEGILKWAGDRTYKAVYIWDMNLLTIHRNLTAVVKNITEA; this is encoded by the coding sequence ATGGCATCGAATATCCAATATTATGAAGCCATACTCAAGGAGCATTACGCTCCGGTTATCGCGCGTCAAATATGGCGCAAAACGGCGTTGCTTCAGGAGTTGGAGAAGTCAAGCGACTTCGTGGACATGAGCGGTAGGTACTACTATGTGCCTGTCGAACTCGGTCTTAACGAAGGTATCGGTGCTGGCGGTGAATACGACCCATTGCCCGAGCCTACCAATGAGATTACGGCAGGTGCGAAGTATTTCTCCGTTCAGCAGACCGCGGTAGCGCAGCTTTCCATACGTGCTATTCAGGGTGGTAAGGGTAAGGAGGCTGTTTGGGAGGACTTGCAGTCCTTCAAGTTTGAATCTCTTACCCGTAATTTGCGTATGGACATTAACAGGCAGCTCTTCGGCGATGGCTCTGGTAGGTTAGCTACTTGCGGTGCTATGGGTTCTGCCGGTAATACCATTCCTGTAGACAGCACCAAGTATCTGCGTGTTGGTATGGTGATTGATATAGTTGACCCATCCAACGGCGCGGTACTGGCACAGAAGAGAAAGATAACCGCTGTAACCAAGGACACCGACATTACAATTGATGGTACCGCAGTACAAACTACCGCTAATCACATTATCACCCGTTATGGCGCATTCAATAAGGAGTGCGACGGTCTAGCTAAGATTGTGTCCAAGACCGGTGCTGTTGGTGGTATTGACCCTGCTACACCGGGTTTTGAAGAGTGGTGTGCTGCCTACGTAGATGAGACCGGTGGCGATGTGTCTCTGCCGTTGTTTGAGAGGCCTATCCGTGAGATTCGTTTACGTGGTGGTACCGTAGACCTTATAATTGCAAGCCCCGGTGTTGTGACGGCTGCTGCGAACTACCTCGAGAGCTTTAAGCGCATTCCTGTAGATTCCGATAAGATTAAGCTCCCCGGTGGTTTCGTGGCAATAAGCTGGAACGGTGTGGCCCTTGCTGAAGACGCTGACTGCCCGAAAGGTACGGCATACTTCCTTGCATTGGAACTGAGTGAGAACAACGATGAAGGCGCTTTGCAGTTCGGTCAGCTCGGTGAGCCCGGTTGGGTGGACCTTGGTGAGGGCATCCTCAAATGGGCTGGCGACCGTACCTACAAGGCTGTATACATCTGGGATATGAACCTGCTCACGATACACCGCAACTTAACAGCAGTGGTTAAAAACATCACTGAGGCGTAG
- a CDS encoding phage adaptor protein, whose amino-acid sequence MMMDMTLRQLITAVRDEVHDPYGYRWSDETIKRYLNDGQLDLIKDSRRLHIWEYAVDAGVSQVNRPIDLLVPKYAYFDLYNGERVQLHFSHDYPASQDVGVPEKICVIGDMYYLYPVPSVGGQLALLGVKRPIPMETDDDVPSVEDADSLLVAYAAWQCYLSDNDPMASVMWDYYNQRRGEWMVLDAMKNPTTTVIERNWWD is encoded by the coding sequence ATGATGATGGATATGACCCTGCGCCAGTTAATAACAGCGGTTAGGGATGAGGTGCACGACCCCTATGGTTACAGGTGGTCGGATGAGACGATAAAGCGTTACTTGAACGACGGTCAATTGGACCTTATAAAGGATTCCCGTCGCTTGCACATTTGGGAATATGCAGTTGATGCGGGTGTTTCGCAGGTTAATCGTCCAATTGATTTGCTTGTCCCTAAATATGCTTATTTTGACCTTTATAATGGGGAGCGTGTTCAATTACACTTTAGCCATGACTACCCAGCTTCCCAGGACGTGGGCGTTCCTGAAAAAATCTGTGTTATTGGGGATATGTATTACCTTTATCCGGTACCTTCTGTTGGCGGCCAATTAGCTCTGTTAGGTGTGAAACGTCCTATACCAATGGAAACTGACGATGATGTTCCTTCGGTGGAGGACGCCGACAGCCTTCTTGTAGCTTATGCAGCATGGCAGTGTTACTTGTCTGATAATGACCCGATGGCTTCGGTTATGTGGGATTATTACAATCAACGTCGTGGTGAGTGGATGGTGCTTGATGCTATGAAGAACCCAACCACTACCGTAATTGAGCGAAACTGGTGGGATTGA
- a CDS encoding phage tail fiber protein encodes MAAISTYLANKLLDHTLRNVAYTPPTTVYVALYTSNPGAGDTGTEVSGGGYARQQITFNVASGGQITNNADVVFPVATASWGTVTHIGIRDAAAGGNLLYYMPLDVTKTIDAGDQLKIPVGQLTISMV; translated from the coding sequence ATGGCAGCTATAAGCACTTACTTGGCGAATAAGCTGCTTGACCATACATTGAGGAATGTTGCGTATACACCGCCGACTACGGTGTATGTAGCACTTTACACGAGCAACCCCGGTGCAGGGGATACTGGTACTGAGGTTTCTGGTGGAGGATATGCCCGTCAGCAGATAACGTTCAATGTGGCTTCAGGTGGGCAGATAACAAACAATGCTGATGTAGTATTCCCTGTGGCTACAGCTTCTTGGGGTACGGTAACTCATATCGGCATACGTGATGCTGCTGCTGGCGGTAACTTACTCTACTATATGCCTTTGGACGTAACCAAGACCATTGACGCCGGTGACCAATTAAAAATACCTGTTGGGCAATTGACAATTAGCATGGTATAG
- a CDS encoding XkdX family protein: MSVYFQFFKMCYVNGWITLELLQQALSKGLITQAEYDEIVAAKK; encoded by the coding sequence ATGTCAGTATATTTTCAATTTTTCAAAATGTGCTATGTGAATGGGTGGATTACTTTAGAACTGTTACAACAGGCGTTGTCAAAGGGTCTGATAACACAAGCAGAATACGACGAAATAGTGGCAGCTAAAAAGTAG
- a CDS encoding LamG domain-containing protein encodes MGVIGRTRVKYASFGQAVAIRAAYNEGIRIPSAGVLYAQHGSLEFVIQPFSVAASAIRYLFDGGGAANKNLVVFITTDGRVQVSYGTGVSTVTMTSTTQLPADGSAWIGIGWDSDGVSLLVDGQLVASNEQAPNLEFGANFYVGCSASQANSLDGLLEEFRISSRKRTVAEFVAAHEAGVLGAPLEWDVDTTYLLHFDGNLNVPAVRQGVWQSPVLLAPESSDYSSLVAYWEDNVPVHTAVVCQVRTSPDGQNWSFWYDTINGDFSTAPPNPYAQVRFILQTLDEAAVPAVNRLVASFEGMPTAELLHGGLSLSDSYTFAQLNDTLVICNGVDQPKKFDGETISDIASAPRAALVTVWRNRLFMAKAPLQLSHLYFSDLLNVDSWPATNFIAVNPSDGDEIMALLPTASTLLIVKQHRVYQLQGYSPDTFQVSLVGEGGTISPWGIIDTPYGLFRVDREGVWATDLRRSMLISEDISRLWKQLNQRALKKAVLFYYDQKLLVAVPRAGSNYNDLLLVYDMRHKSWTVWEGWYPSCFQIYWERGKWVYLFGDSRKGNVYAIGEGADDAGQPFEAVVETAHLPLISEEIAKRIKWVDVALGGATIPTTVQVSAVVDGSPLPPREFTVDTEQVSSAYRVYAPSQASTVGIRLVMPQATANGPTLLGMVLTYFQQAIRPRVVF; translated from the coding sequence ATGGGAGTCATTGGTCGTACCCGTGTTAAGTATGCCTCTTTTGGGCAGGCCGTGGCGATACGGGCGGCTTATAATGAAGGTATACGTATACCTTCTGCGGGCGTGCTCTACGCTCAGCATGGTTCTCTGGAGTTTGTAATACAACCATTCTCAGTTGCGGCTTCAGCAATTCGTTATCTGTTCGACGGCGGAGGGGCTGCAAACAAGAATCTAGTGGTATTCATCACTACCGACGGTCGAGTGCAGGTATCCTATGGTACAGGAGTTTCTACTGTGACTATGACATCCACTACACAACTACCTGCTGATGGTAGTGCATGGATAGGTATTGGTTGGGATTCTGACGGTGTATCGCTGCTTGTAGATGGACAATTAGTTGCCTCTAATGAGCAGGCTCCAAACTTAGAATTTGGGGCTAATTTCTATGTGGGCTGTAGTGCTTCGCAAGCCAACTCATTGGATGGGCTTTTAGAGGAATTCCGCATTAGCTCTCGTAAGAGAACAGTGGCCGAGTTCGTGGCTGCCCATGAGGCCGGAGTGCTTGGAGCACCGCTAGAATGGGATGTGGATACCACTTACCTGTTGCACTTCGACGGTAACCTTAATGTACCTGCCGTGCGACAGGGAGTATGGCAATCGCCTGTTCTTCTGGCTCCTGAAAGTTCGGATTATAGTTCTCTGGTGGCTTACTGGGAAGATAATGTTCCTGTTCATACGGCGGTGGTGTGCCAGGTGCGTACTTCACCAGATGGGCAGAACTGGTCTTTCTGGTACGACACGATAAACGGTGATTTTTCAACAGCACCTCCTAACCCGTATGCACAGGTAAGGTTCATCCTACAAACACTGGACGAAGCGGCTGTTCCTGCTGTAAATCGTTTAGTTGCAAGTTTTGAAGGTATGCCTACCGCTGAATTACTTCATGGCGGATTATCGCTGTCAGATTCTTATACCTTTGCACAGCTTAACGATACGCTTGTTATATGTAACGGTGTGGACCAGCCTAAGAAGTTCGACGGCGAAACCATTTCCGATATTGCATCTGCCCCCAGAGCAGCATTGGTTACAGTATGGCGCAACCGCTTATTTATGGCCAAAGCTCCTTTACAGCTTTCGCACTTGTATTTCAGTGATCTACTTAATGTAGACAGTTGGCCTGCAACAAACTTTATTGCTGTCAACCCGAGCGACGGCGATGAGATAATGGCGCTTTTGCCCACTGCGTCCACACTGCTTATTGTGAAGCAGCACCGTGTATATCAGTTGCAGGGGTATTCTCCGGATACATTTCAAGTTTCACTGGTAGGTGAAGGCGGCACTATTTCTCCCTGGGGTATCATTGATACACCTTACGGGTTGTTCCGAGTTGACCGTGAAGGTGTATGGGCTACCGACCTGCGGCGCAGTATGCTCATCAGTGAGGATATTAGCAGATTGTGGAAGCAGCTTAACCAGAGAGCATTGAAAAAAGCGGTGCTGTTTTACTATGACCAGAAGTTACTGGTGGCTGTACCCAGGGCTGGCAGCAACTATAACGACTTGCTGTTGGTCTACGATATGCGCCATAAGAGTTGGACGGTATGGGAGGGTTGGTATCCTTCTTGTTTCCAGATTTACTGGGAGCGCGGCAAATGGGTGTATCTCTTTGGGGATTCTCGCAAAGGTAATGTGTATGCCATAGGCGAAGGCGCCGATGACGCCGGTCAGCCTTTTGAGGCGGTCGTTGAAACTGCACATTTACCACTTATTTCCGAGGAAATCGCAAAGCGTATCAAGTGGGTTGACGTAGCGTTGGGTGGCGCAACAATACCGACTACGGTACAGGTGAGTGCTGTTGTGGATGGCTCACCACTACCGCCGAGAGAGTTCACTGTAGACACTGAACAGGTTAGCTCTGCATATCGTGTTTATGCCCCCTCTCAAGCCAGTACGGTTGGTATACGGTTGGTTATGCCACAGGCTACAGCAAACGGACCGACGCTGTTGGGTATGGTGCTTACTTACTTCCAGCAGGCTATCAGGCCAAGGGTGGTGTTCTAG
- a CDS encoding transglycosylase SLT domain-containing protein — translation MWGLRQLSRPYYALTSGYGELRKAARELGVDRPGALNKPSGELKRKSHEMVTRALRAAAQGFLHPEEAEKKYPHVISAEEMPKRLPGWLRKTAEFALDIGVGSALDLSNLVKVARVANTAEKILPWLRRLPEGKRALAAEEYARRAEQGITRLHETLRRAKSEQRLAEETVKGLRKQAKTAERFINKEYPELIERLRERWAQAAVEARRLSPQGRIAALEKIRSISTELPAIERRREASERILEQLRQAQQNVARAKRVQQAVQSGMQRLASNLEALRTGGEYRLFVGPVSIPIERIGKGIGSAYRYVVSHTPGVREVTNVLARAFRPGTVAYKPGITAREAESVGRAKRMTLDWLRRAGSEASATGRRALEESTKYKIPSKAWQAGEAVEALLQGREEQDAILQKLPSEIRPFVEKVADIWKTSEQGVRQALEEAFGPEMSSYFRRDLQDVTEGWKFFLEGYLPHIVTDPPEKIKQVVPKLAEVLARSSPGAKPGFTRERLVETIGQLKKAGLHPVEDVRILDAAHRAQAERLIQLKHMTDWLQARNLIVPMREAPADWADIGKVFPWLKGYAAHPEIADAVKQVQKIFAYDNDAVNALAKASQAVMNVFRPLVTTLRPKFHVYNTMGNVALAMQAGMKPDEIPGYLAKGIKVLLSPKTKEEKQLVDLFQRYGLEGQGVFHNVIEAPAQFVKELERYLERIGSPIGKIKSVIFPRYGSKVPGLELMNWIGQTTDSAFRMGAFLNFIDRGYTPWEAAQMVKRYFFDYSALSSFERNVMRHIFPFYAWMRYAIPRAVLGPLENPIFTTTFARTQQWFEQENNIDVDRGQLPYWLQTALIVGQDKDGKIIYVPTQIPQQTLLQFAGALSEKGVQGLQREIASNLSPIITTLIQLGTGVSPTGEPAAKTGTELLTNIAKRFVPAWEVEGILRAPYDEDRPRTTYPLADSLKGLVSPVSVYDLPYAQAREQVQAESAVNELISELRKTGVEVPETQTVESEIKKLDRAAMAQQVIKELQSNQWKRRLLEFLAKGSSKKVWDLVNEHPDLFYGSNEDVKQRIRKVITPENLIRLRIYLGRPLRPADLIEHYTQLERGDLPAVPPQARTLQKILEQIKTMKQAQASGGTAAITPSSAASVNRRFNRRLTSDEINTVIQNAIKIAGVSSDWAPYLRWLAQVESQFNPNAINADSGAAGLMQTKPSTFREYAAPGMNDIYNPLHNMVAAIRYIKARYGDPSRIPGIGQTPWRGY, via the coding sequence GTGTGGGGTCTGCGGCAGTTATCACGGCCATATTACGCCTTAACCAGCGGTTATGGTGAACTGCGTAAGGCTGCCAGAGAGCTTGGTGTTGACCGGCCAGGTGCTCTTAATAAGCCGAGTGGAGAGCTAAAACGTAAGAGCCATGAAATGGTTACACGTGCATTGAGAGCTGCTGCACAAGGTTTTTTACATCCCGAAGAAGCTGAAAAGAAATATCCGCACGTTATATCAGCAGAAGAGATGCCTAAACGACTTCCTGGGTGGCTCAGAAAGACAGCGGAATTTGCCCTTGACATTGGAGTCGGCTCGGCTCTCGATTTATCTAACCTTGTCAAAGTGGCTCGTGTAGCTAATACGGCTGAAAAGATATTACCTTGGTTACGCCGTCTACCTGAAGGGAAGCGGGCATTAGCGGCTGAAGAGTATGCGCGCAGGGCAGAACAGGGTATAACGCGGTTGCATGAAACCCTGCGGCGTGCTAAGTCTGAACAGAGGCTTGCAGAAGAGACGGTTAAGGGACTGCGTAAGCAAGCTAAAACAGCAGAGCGTTTTATTAACAAAGAATATCCAGAGCTGATAGAGCGGTTGCGGGAGCGCTGGGCACAGGCCGCGGTTGAAGCCAGGCGTCTGTCTCCGCAAGGGCGTATCGCGGCACTTGAGAAGATTCGCAGCATTTCTACGGAGCTGCCTGCTATTGAACGGCGAAGAGAAGCAAGTGAGCGGATTCTGGAACAGCTACGTCAGGCTCAGCAAAACGTAGCTCGAGCGAAGCGGGTGCAGCAAGCCGTACAAAGCGGTATGCAACGCCTAGCATCTAACTTGGAAGCGCTGAGAACCGGCGGTGAATACCGACTGTTTGTAGGGCCTGTGTCTATACCGATTGAACGCATCGGTAAGGGCATCGGTTCGGCATACAGGTATGTAGTAAGTCATACGCCGGGAGTACGTGAGGTTACTAATGTATTGGCCCGTGCATTTCGTCCGGGCACTGTAGCGTATAAACCGGGTATTACAGCACGAGAAGCGGAAAGCGTCGGACGTGCGAAGCGGATGACTCTTGACTGGCTACGTAGAGCCGGTTCCGAAGCCTCTGCGACGGGCAGGCGTGCTTTAGAGGAAAGCACAAAGTATAAAATCCCATCCAAGGCATGGCAAGCAGGAGAAGCTGTTGAGGCACTTTTACAAGGACGGGAAGAGCAAGATGCGATACTACAGAAGTTGCCTTCCGAGATACGTCCGTTTGTTGAAAAAGTGGCGGATATATGGAAGACCTCGGAACAGGGTGTAAGGCAAGCATTGGAAGAGGCTTTTGGTCCAGAGATGTCGAGTTACTTCAGGCGTGATTTGCAGGACGTGACAGAAGGTTGGAAGTTCTTCTTGGAAGGTTACCTGCCGCATATAGTTACCGACCCGCCGGAGAAGATTAAGCAAGTAGTTCCCAAACTGGCAGAGGTGCTGGCAAGGTCATCTCCGGGTGCCAAACCGGGCTTTACGCGTGAGCGTTTGGTAGAGACCATCGGACAGCTCAAAAAAGCCGGGTTGCACCCTGTGGAAGACGTGCGTATCTTGGATGCCGCGCACCGTGCTCAGGCTGAGAGGCTTATACAGCTCAAACACATGACCGACTGGCTCCAGGCAAGGAATTTAATCGTGCCCATGCGTGAAGCTCCTGCCGACTGGGCTGACATCGGTAAGGTATTCCCGTGGTTGAAAGGCTATGCGGCACATCCTGAAATAGCCGATGCTGTCAAACAGGTACAAAAGATATTTGCTTACGACAACGACGCTGTTAATGCATTAGCCAAAGCAAGTCAGGCCGTTATGAATGTGTTCCGTCCACTGGTGACTACGTTGCGGCCTAAATTTCACGTTTATAATACTATGGGCAACGTCGCACTGGCCATGCAGGCTGGGATGAAGCCGGATGAAATACCCGGCTACTTGGCGAAGGGTATAAAGGTTTTGCTGTCGCCTAAAACAAAAGAAGAAAAGCAGCTTGTAGATTTGTTTCAGCGTTACGGCCTGGAAGGACAAGGTGTATTCCATAACGTGATAGAAGCACCTGCACAATTTGTAAAGGAATTGGAACGGTATTTAGAGAGAATTGGCTCTCCTATAGGGAAAATTAAGTCCGTAATATTTCCAAGATACGGTTCTAAAGTTCCCGGCCTGGAACTGATGAACTGGATAGGTCAGACAACGGATAGCGCCTTTCGCATGGGCGCTTTTTTGAATTTCATTGATAGGGGCTATACACCTTGGGAAGCGGCTCAAATGGTAAAGCGGTACTTCTTTGATTACTCGGCGTTATCGTCTTTTGAACGCAACGTGATGCGTCACATCTTCCCGTTCTACGCATGGATGCGTTACGCTATACCGCGAGCAGTTCTTGGACCACTGGAGAACCCGATTTTCACCACTACGTTTGCTAGAACACAGCAATGGTTTGAGCAGGAAAACAACATTGATGTTGACCGCGGCCAGCTACCGTACTGGCTGCAAACGGCATTGATTGTGGGGCAGGACAAAGACGGTAAAATCATCTATGTACCAACGCAGATACCGCAACAGACACTTCTGCAATTTGCTGGAGCACTTTCCGAAAAAGGCGTTCAGGGTTTGCAGCGTGAAATTGCCAGCAACCTTAGCCCAATAATAACCACGCTTATTCAGCTTGGTACCGGTGTAAGCCCGACCGGTGAGCCAGCCGCTAAAACCGGAACAGAGTTACTGACAAATATCGCCAAACGTTTTGTACCAGCATGGGAAGTGGAGGGCATTTTGAGAGCGCCCTATGATGAGGATAGACCGCGCACTACCTACCCGCTTGCGGATAGTCTTAAAGGGCTTGTTTCCCCGGTGAGTGTTTATGACTTGCCTTATGCTCAAGCCAGGGAGCAGGTGCAAGCTGAGAGTGCTGTTAATGAGCTGATTAGTGAGCTGCGTAAAACTGGTGTGGAAGTTCCAGAAACACAAACTGTTGAAAGTGAAATAAAAAAGCTGGATAGAGCCGCTATGGCACAGCAAGTAATAAAGGAACTACAAAGTAATCAATGGAAACGCAGATTGCTGGAGTTTTTAGCTAAAGGTAGCAGTAAAAAAGTATGGGATTTGGTCAACGAGCATCCTGATTTATTTTACGGTAGCAATGAGGATGTTAAGCAGCGTATTCGTAAGGTAATAACACCCGAGAACTTGATACGTTTGCGGATATACCTTGGTCGTCCTTTAAGGCCAGCAGATTTAATTGAACATTACACACAGCTCGAACGTGGTGACTTACCTGCTGTGCCACCGCAAGCGAGAACACTACAGAAAATCCTTGAACAAATAAAAACTATGAAGCAGGCACAAGCCAGTGGTGGAACCGCTGCTATTACACCTTCCTCCGCCGCCAGTGTTAACCGTAGATTTAACAGACGCCTTACCAGTGATGAGATAAATACTGTAATACAAAATGCTATAAAGATTGCCGGTGTGTCTTCGGACTGGGCGCCGTATCTACGTTGGTTGGCACAAGTAGAGTCGCAGTTTAATCCAAATGCCATCAATGCTGATTCCGGTGCGGCTGGCTTGATGCAAACTAAACCCAGCACATTTAGGGAATATGCGGCACCGGGCATGAACGATATTTACAACCCGTTGCACAATATGGTTGCGGCAATCCGCTACATCAAGGCTCGGTATGGTGATCCTTCGAGGATTCCCGGTATCGGGCAGACGCCTTGGAGAGGCTACTAG